Below is a window of Chloroflexota bacterium DNA.
AGTCCGGTGCGTCCTGTGGCGCAACTCCTTTTCTGCCTGCTCATCGATAGCCTTCTTGGGCCAGGGAATTTCCACCCCCTGCAATACCAGGCCCCATACTCGATGGAGCCAGCGGCTCATGCCATTGATACCACTGTCATCCCACTCTCCCCCCTGTTCCCAGGGCCCGATGAACATCAGGTAAGCGCGGACCACATCAGCACCCATCTCTGCTACGTACTGGTCTGGGTTGATTACATTGCCGCGGGATTTGCTCATCTTCTGTCGCTGAGCAATGATGACCCCCTGATTGAAGAGACGAATAAAAGGCTCATCAAAGTCTACCAGGCCCAGGTCTCGGATAGCCTTGACAAAGAACCGAGCATAGAGGAGGTGCATCACGGCGTGTTCTGCGCCACCCGTGTACTGATCCACGGGCAGCCAGTACTTGACCTTCTCGGGGTCAAAGGGGCCTCGATCATAGTGGGGGCTGGCATAGCGCAGGAAGTACCAGGAGGAGCACATAAAGGTGTCCATGGTGTCTGTTTCGCGCTTGGCGCGTCTATGGCACCGGGGGCAGGAGGTATTGACGAAGGACTCGCAGTACTTGAGGGGCGACTCCCCCGTGGGTCTGAATTCAGCATCCGGAGGAAGGAGCACGGGCAGGTCTTCCTCAGGCACAGGAACGATGCCGCAGCGGTCGCAGTAAACAATAGGAATTGGTGCCCCCCAATAGCGCTGGCGGGAGATAAGCCAATCTCGGAGGCGGTAGGTGACCATCCGCCTGCCATAGCCCTGGCTCTCCATGAAGTCGGCGATAGCCTTCCATCCTTCTTCACTGGTCATTCCATTGAACCGGCCCGAGTTCACCATAGTGCCCTGGTCAACGTAGGCCTGCTGTAGCTCCCCTCCGTTCCATTCAGGCGGTGCTATGACCATCCGAATAGGCAGGCCAAATCTCTTGGCGAACTCAAAATCGCGGCTATCATGGGCTGGTACTGCCATTACTGCTCCGGTGCCGTAGCTGGGTAGCACGTAGTCGGCAATCCAGAGAGGGACTCGCTCACCGTTAAGCCTGTTGGTAATATACGCTCCAATGAATACGCCGCTTTTCTCCCGCTCAGTGGACAAGCGGTCGATCTCCGTCTGGTGTCTTGTCCAGGCAACGTATTCCTCCACCTTTGCCCGACATTCGGGAGCGGTGAGATTCGCCACCAGGGGATGTTCCGGGGCAAGGACGGCGAAGGTGACCCCGTAGATGGTATCAGGGCGGGTAGTGAATACGCGCAGTTCCTTGGTCTCCACTCCGGGGTAATCCAGCCCGAAGGATATCTCCACTCCTT
It encodes the following:
- a CDS encoding leucine--tRNA ligase → MQARMIPKYNPGEIEPKWQEKWAVDGIYRVREDTSRPKWYELTMFPYTSGDLHIGHWYAMAPSDTHARFKRMQGYNVLHPMGFDAFGLPAENAAISRGIHPSTWTMQNIENMRRQLKRMGSCYDWNREVITCLPEYYRWTQWLFLKLYHAGLAYRARAPVNWCPHCQTVLANEQVIGEGKCERCDTPVIRKDIEQWFFRITRYAEELLDHSRMQWPERINIMQTNWVGRSEGVEISFGLDYPGVETKELRVFTTRPDTIYGVTFAVLAPEHPLVANLTAPECRAKVEEYVAWTRHQTEIDRLSTEREKSGVFIGAYITNRLNGERVPLWIADYVLPSYGTGAVMAVPAHDSRDFEFAKRFGLPIRMVIAPPEWNGGELQQAYVDQGTMVNSGRFNGMTSEEGWKAIADFMESQGYGRRMVTYRLRDWLISRQRYWGAPIPIVYCDRCGIVPVPEEDLPVLLPPDAEFRPTGESPLKYCESFVNTSCPRCHRRAKRETDTMDTFMCSSWYFLRYASPHYDRGPFDPEKVKYWLPVDQYTGGAEHAVMHLLYARFFVKAIRDLGLVDFDEPFIRLFNQGVIIAQRQKMSKSRGNVINPDQYVAEMGADVVRAYLMFIGPWEQGGEWDDSGINGMSRWLHRVWGLVLQGVEIPWPKKAIDEQAEKELRHRTHRTIKKVTADLERFRFNTMLAFLMEFTNYLTKVSSERSVSASAWREAVDTLLLLLAPTAPHMTEELWTRTGHPYSIHNQDYPKWDEDLAAEEQITLVIQVNGKVRDKVSVPASITEAEAQQIALSQARVKAHLQGKEVTKLIYVPQKLVNLVVR